A region of Paenibacillus sp. JNUCC-31 DNA encodes the following proteins:
- a CDS encoding glycosyltransferase family 2 protein — MINKFRAIMRAVHLVRDEGIKSFINKVHEKWFRLSFSEPPFVPLAEQQLEEQKNKIFDTQPKISIVVPVYNTNPLFLEQMIDSVLNQTYFNFELCIFNGGSTEGDVEEVINHFMSKSDKIVYACSETNYGISENTNRAMAMAKGEYIGLLDHDDLLTPDALFECIDAINRYGADVIYSDEDKIVGDTGQHISVHKKPDWSPDTLLSYNYICHFLVFKASLLQSTGLFNSQFDGSQDYDFILRLTEWAEFIHHIPKVLYHWRISENSTAASYSAKSYALQAGKNALQNYMSNRNESLTVNEGAFHGAFNITPVLNEIQTAALFCLGNWGNTQSIEEYYARLNISSEYRQLDVVMMNFTPFYKDADSIAEQSLYYKVYDCSDKNVAEALNGLFQTSIADYIVVLNADIRFLAVDWYKILIAEAAATESVVIAPKVLNKKNKISSYGLAVNQKGVINLHHNINSSFFGYFGRLKIAQNVTAISPELFLLKKDAYKYYGDFDETYATDLTIVDYCLRVNIHSGHVKLVNHELLYTRQPYSYSWPENELEVMLKKYKGFLQDRDHYYPLDFLYKPVDL; from the coding sequence ATGATTAATAAGTTCCGAGCAATCATGCGTGCAGTTCATCTGGTTCGCGATGAAGGAATAAAAAGCTTTATCAATAAGGTTCATGAAAAATGGTTTCGGCTATCTTTTTCAGAGCCTCCTTTTGTACCGTTGGCTGAACAGCAGCTTGAAGAGCAGAAAAATAAAATATTTGACACCCAACCCAAAATCAGTATTGTCGTTCCTGTTTATAATACCAATCCCCTGTTTTTGGAACAAATGATTGACTCTGTACTAAACCAGACCTATTTCAATTTTGAATTGTGCATATTTAATGGTGGGAGTACAGAGGGTGATGTTGAGGAAGTAATAAACCATTTTATGTCCAAAAGTGATAAAATAGTCTACGCGTGCTCGGAAACTAATTATGGAATCTCGGAAAATACTAATCGTGCAATGGCAATGGCAAAGGGAGAATATATAGGGTTGCTTGATCATGACGACTTGTTGACGCCAGATGCATTATTTGAATGCATTGATGCTATTAACAGATATGGTGCAGACGTCATTTATTCCGATGAAGACAAAATAGTCGGTGATACCGGGCAACATATCAGTGTCCACAAAAAACCGGACTGGTCTCCGGATACATTGCTAAGTTATAATTACATTTGTCATTTTTTGGTTTTTAAAGCTTCGTTGCTTCAGAGTACGGGACTATTTAATAGCCAATTCGATGGAAGCCAGGATTACGATTTTATTTTAAGATTGACTGAATGGGCAGAATTTATCCATCATATTCCAAAAGTTTTGTATCATTGGCGAATCAGCGAAAATTCCACAGCTGCCAGCTATTCAGCCAAGTCTTACGCTCTGCAGGCAGGAAAAAACGCCCTGCAGAATTATATGTCAAACCGAAACGAATCATTGACAGTGAATGAAGGCGCATTTCATGGCGCTTTTAATATAACTCCAGTTTTAAATGAGATACAGACAGCGGCTCTGTTTTGCCTGGGCAATTGGGGAAATACGCAGTCTATAGAAGAGTACTATGCCAGACTGAATATCTCTTCCGAATACCGACAGCTTGATGTAGTAATGATGAATTTCACTCCTTTTTATAAAGATGCAGACAGCATTGCTGAGCAGTCTTTATACTATAAAGTGTATGACTGCAGTGATAAAAATGTTGCTGAAGCATTAAATGGTTTATTCCAAACGAGCATTGCTGATTATATTGTCGTTTTGAATGCGGATATCCGTTTTCTGGCTGTTGATTGGTATAAGATTTTAATTGCAGAAGCTGCTGCTACCGAATCAGTTGTTATAGCTCCCAAAGTTTTGAACAAAAAAAATAAAATCAGCAGTTATGGACTTGCAGTTAACCAAAAAGGGGTCATAAATCTGCATCATAATATCAATTCCAGCTTTTTCGGTTATTTCGGTCGACTCAAAATTGCGCAAAATGTTACAGCAATCAGTCCTGAATTGTTCCTGTTGAAAAAAGATGCCTACAAATATTATGGAGATTTTGATGAAACCTATGCTACCGATTTGACCATTGTGGATTATTGCCTGCGTGTCAATATTCATTCCGGTCACGTAAAGCTGGTGAATCATGAGCTTTTATATACCCGACAACCCTATTCCTATTCATGGCCTGAAAATGAACTGGAAGTTATGCTAAAAAAATATAAAGGTTTTCTGCAAGATAGGGATCATTATTATCCCCTTGATTTTTTATATAAACCTGTAGACCTTTGA